From the genome of Sediminibacter sp. Hel_I_10:
AAGAATTAATAAAATCGGGATATAAAAGCAAAAAAGGTAAGCTTCTCACATTTCTCAATAAGAAATCAAAAAATTATTATAAAGATGTTGAAAGTAGAACCTTTGTGGAGGAAAACTTGAAGCAATTTGAATATTTAGTTGGGAGTAACTACCTAATTCCTAAAATTGGAGATTACAAGTCTGGCGGTAGAGTTGTGGATAGTTTTAACTTAATGCCCTCTTGGATAAGATCGATGGTTAAAATCGATTCTGAGCCAATCGTTGAATTAGATTTTATGGCTTTGCATCCAAACATAGCAATGTCATTATACGGCGGTGTGAAATATCAAATCACACATGAGGAAATTGCAAATGATCTGAATAGAGAAAAAAATGAGGTGAAATTGGAACATCTGTCATTTTTTAATAAACGAGTGGAGGATATGAAGAGAAGTCCATTATTTGAATATTATTTTAAAAGAGAAAAAAATATTTTACAAAAAATAATTATTGATAAAAAGTCAAATGGTTATAAAATTACATCTCAAAAATTATTCAAGAAGGAAGTAGAAATTATGACCACTTGTGTTGAAGCAATAAATAGGCATAATATATATGTTCTATATGTTTACGATGCCTTATACTGTAAAGTTTCCGATAAGGTACAAGTATCTGAAATTATGAAGAGAAGCATAGAGAGCCATTTAATACATACTACAATTGGATAAAATGAAAGCAGATATTGTAGGCAAGTTTAAATTATCAAGAAATTTGATTAATAGAATGAAATATATTAGCGCTAATAGATTTTAAACGTTTGTTAGGGCATTATTTAACAAAAAATAGTAATGATAAAAATGAAGATGGAGATGATGAAAGAAAATTATATTATTTATAAAGTATGCAATACTGTAAATGAATCAATTTATGTCGGTGCAACAAAAATATCGATCGATCAACGGCGGTTAGATCATTTAAGTAGGGCTGAAAGAGATCATCAAAATAAATTTCAAAATGCTATCCGGACTTATGGTGATGAAGCTTTTGTATGGGAGCAGATAGACACAGCGCAAACTGTAAATGAATTAGCTGAAAAAGAAAAGAAATATATTCTAGAATTTAAAGCTAAAGAAGATGGCTATAATTCTGACTCTGGTGGTGGTTTCAAAAAATCAGTTTATAGATATGATTTGGAGGAAGGACATCTATTTGGGTCTTATAATTCCCTTGAAGAAGCTGGCAAAGTTATCGGTGCAACCAAACAGCAAATATCAAGAGCTTGTCTGAGTGTTAATAATATTTTTGGTGGCTACTATTGGAGTTATAATTTTATTGAACCTTTTGAGCCAAATTTAGATAGCAGAAAAAAACGCGTAGTACAATCTAATTCAGATGGGGAAGAATTAAGGGATTATATGTCAATTATGGAAGCATCAGAAGTTACTGGTGTAAATAGATCAAGTATAGCCAAAGTATGCCGAGGAGAACGTAATCATGCGGGAGGATTTGATTGGAGTTATAAATAAGTGTAAAATAGAGTATAATTTAAAAAAAGGGCATCTAATAGGTGTCCTTTGTTATTATATCTAGAATATTCTTGTGATTGCTGGGTACTGAAGATTTAGTTGCGGTCTAATAAAGACTAGTTATGGGGGTTTTAATAGAATCTTTGGAATTTTGGAAATCCAAATCTTTCCAAAATCAAAAAGAATATTAATACCTTGATAAAAGATTAGATATTTGTTTCTGAATATCTGGTTTTGCACTAGGTACTAAAATCAATTCACAATATTGCTTCAGAGATTTAATTTCAATTTCAACAATATGCTCATTGATTTTTATAAAATCTTCAAAAACAACATTTCTATCAATATCTTTTTCTCTCAAAATATAACGTTTATATCTAATATCAATAGGCTCATCAATAAAAATAGACTTAAAATTCTCAAAGTTTTTTTTTAGTGAAAAAAAAATATCGGTATGCCTTATTCCTTCAAACAATAAAATTTGACGTGGGTGAGGATTATAGTGCTCAATAACGTCTTTTAAAAACATATCCGCATCCTTTTGAATAAAAGATTGCCCAATATCCTGAAGGATTTTACGGTTTTTCTCGTAAGAAATATTATTATTTTTACAATATTCCTTTAGGTAATCCC
Proteins encoded in this window:
- a CDS encoding GIY-YIG nuclease family protein; this translates as MMKENYIIYKVCNTVNESIYVGATKISIDQRRLDHLSRAERDHQNKFQNAIRTYGDEAFVWEQIDTAQTVNELAEKEKKYILEFKAKEDGYNSDSGGGFKKSVYRYDLEEGHLFGSYNSLEEAGKVIGATKQQISRACLSVNNIFGGYYWSYNFIEPFEPNLDSRKKRVVQSNSDGEELRDYMSIMEASEVTGVNRSSIAKVCRGERNHAGGFDWSYK
- a CDS encoding AAA family ATPase — protein: MKNIVIAIIGEICSGKSTIAEKIKELDPNCLTISFGDYLKEYCKNNNISYEKNRKILQDIGQSFIQKDADMFLKDVIEHYNPHPRQILLFEGIRHTDIFFSLKKNFENFKSIFIDEPIDIRYKRYILREKDIDRNVVFEDFIKINEHIVEIEIKSLKQYCELILVPSAKPDIQKQISNLLSRY